A stretch of DNA from Pyxicephalus adspersus chromosome 5, UCB_Pads_2.0, whole genome shotgun sequence:
CCTTCTTTGCAATGGGAACACAGACaaccagaacaaaaatgtatttagaccATTGGTTAAAGGTTAGAATCTTGGTCAGGTTTTTGTTGTCGCGTGTCCCTTCCTGTTCTGAAAAAGGGTTTCTTGCCCAGACAGAAGCAAAAACCTGATCAGGGTTCTAACTTTTTCAAAAGAAATCTGTTCGGATATTCTTACTTTTCTTCTTTGTACATAGTTTCATTTGTTCTATTTTGTTGCATTAGATATTATgtaaaacctcaataaaaattattgaatagaaaaaaatttttgttgaagTTGAGCTTTCAAGTAGACCTTGTACACCCTATTTAAAATAGAGGTATGTAAACCTTTCCTGTATTTACTTAGCATTCCAACAAACGCATCGATTTCCATTTTTCATCTACCAAGGAGGATCATACAGGTCACCCTCACCATGGCTAAGAATTAGGAATGTGAGCAATGGTAACATgtggaaaatttaaatatttctacgtaatattaatttaaaaacttGCTGACCTCTTTGTAAGGCATAAGAAAGTCAACACAGTCTTATTAGAAGTTGTCTGCTTTACGTTAACAGCAAATGAATGCTATATATCAGGTTTAAGGGttagatttataaaatatatgaaggtttgggtatttaatgggtCAGAGTATAGCTTGAAATTAGGAGTTTGGTATAAAATGTGGTTTAATCCCTGGAGactgaaatattcattttactaaaaaaaataggcaGGTTTTCAGAAGTTTATTTCTAAATGCAATCTTTAAAGAGGTTTCCAGCATCCAGATTACTATAGCTTTTTCATAAagctaaataatattaaacagtagcTTTAGTGCCCTGTTGAAATTCCAAAGAAAAGCCTATGAGTCTTTTCAAATAAAACCACATACATTAATGTAATTTGCACGGACCTACTTTTGTTTACTTTATAGCATAAgaacaaactaaaaaatacacttgcaaCACCCAATGGAAACTTACTGGCAGTGGGAAAGGCAGAGTTCTGTTGTCCTCCAAATGTGGTAGCTGAGCTAGTTGCAGGCTTAGTAAGCTCGTTCATCTGAAGAACAAAAGaccaagaataaatatatataaccagGAAACATTATTTTAGCAAAGTTTCTCAACAAATAGAGTCATTTAACAGGCCAGATACATGATACAAGATAGATTCATAATTCTCAGTCATGCCTGATCATACAACACACTTAAAGTGATTTATGCCTCCACAATGACCTAAACATTTAAATGGAGCCCTGTAACACTGTATTGTGGTGGATATAGATTACACCAGTCCACTGAGGACTGAAATAAACCAAgcatatggggggggggaggaaatataaatattgtgtgttacttcccccacctcctagattgtaagctcttcagggtagggctCCCTCTTCcccctgtatctgtcatttgcaacccctatttattgtacagcactgcattaaaTGTTgacgctacataaatcctgttttttaatattattaataataatagttattaaataaatttaattcatttatgaaaaaataaacaaaaaataacttaaaatccTCCAGGTGGTTCTCCAGGGGTGGAGTCTAGAATTATGCTTTATagcaagataaaaatgtaaactctGGACCCCAATATAAGCattacaacaatgtttttttaacacagataGAACTTGGTATTTTACTTTGGAGAACagcattaatacattttataaaataggtTCAGACAGTTTACATCATACTATCAAGTACTCATAAGAACAGAAGTGTTTCTGCAGGGAGACATCAAGTCATACAACATATACTGATTTACCAGTGCGGACTGAGATGAAATATTGGTGTTCTTAATCGCATGTACCCTTTGTTTCCACTGGCTGGCCAGTTGCTGTACTGAACTCACCTAGCAAGTAATAACAAAAACCATGAGGACTCCAGTGTATgaagaacaacaaaaaacaaaacaggttacatttttaacagattttggaTGAAATAACCTTTAGTTTGTACAGACAGACAAAGTTTTGTTTCATCTTAAGTGGCTAACTACATACCAAAGGAATTTCCCACTACAGTGGTTTTAAAGGGGTTCCACTGCAGGGAAGTTTGCAGCAAGACTTAATCAATCAGTAACAGAACACAATTTACCTCCAGGTTCTTACAGAAATTACCTGTGcccacacataataaaaaaattgttttgcctGTATGCAACTTGACAATTTCCTCTTAATTCAAGATATATAGAAATCAGTTGTATTTGTCACATTTAGAAGAGACTAAAACAAAGCTATCTGTACATTACCCTCCCCCCAATATCTGACAAAATTAGCACATCTATTTACATAGTTTTGCATATTTCCAGAATCCCGTGCTGTATAAAAATCCAGGCGCAATTCTTCGGGTGAAATGTCTGCAAACCCTGTagcatacaaacataaaaaagattaaaaaaaaattacaaaacaaacaaaaaaaaaatacaaacaaacaaaaccccACAacgccatttttttttcatcctacgtcacttgaTTTCGAGCCTGGGACGGGTGATGTAGGACGAAAAACCAGAAGGAGAAGACAAAGATGTCGGTGCCTGGAGGGCCGGCTTCGGGTCAAAgcgggaccagatgccagacaACCCCGGAGTGATCGGTCTGGGCAACGCAGGAGTTACATCAGTGGCTTTTCAATGGTCATcgctgcagggtggctgcacacaggtTTGCCAactcttcaaacttgcctacccgtcttcttctgtctcttcccccctcctattatatgctgcttccccacgctccacctgtgccactgtctgtacctgtctgtcgtTTGAAACcgctatttatttgtacagtgctgtgtaatatgttggcgctataaaaatactctATATTATTATGTGcaataatcagcaaatatgctgGTCACCTACCACAAACCAATGAATTAAATTCTAAAGCAAAAGACAAGTACGCtttaacaaaacatttgcttATTTCCCCCATTACACTGACATACCTAATCCACCCTTCCCCTCAACAGCTGCCTACTTACTGAGATCAGATTGACCACCACTCTGCAATGGTTTACATTTCCCCACCACAAGTCCTCCATTCTGCTGGTTTTTCCCAGGCTGTTTCCTGGGGAGGCAGATAAGCTCTAAAGAAGTGTTCAGCCAAATACTGGACTTGCAGTGGTGGAGTGTAAATAATCATCAAACGCACACAACTAGAGAGAAAAACTGTGCGGTGGATTAGGCCTGGTTGGTGTAAGAAGGGGAAGGCTATACCCCACTTCCATGAGCCAATCTCCATCCTCCATTCTACTGTTCACCTAAACAAGCATTACTGGATACTGAAAGCGAAACGCAGCAAAATCAgcattacatattaatattaatacatgcCTCAGTTAAAGTAATGGAGGGAACCAATTGAAATATATGATTACCAGTTTTTCTGAATGTGGATTGGTTAGTCAAGAACTACGGGTctatattattactgtatattgaaaaaagaaaaagaaaaaaagggagccaTTATATAGTTAATGGAATACCTGACAAATTTCTTGGATCCTTAATGACACAATAAGTAGAGAAAATCCACTGCCCAGAAGATTCCCATGATTCCAGATCACGTTTTATATCCTCACTGTGCGAAGAAAAATGGTTATAGAGTTAATTACTACTTAACACTTTATTATCCAAACTTTCCTAAAAGGACACATGATCCCTCTATTATATGATTTAGGTTGCCATGCTCACACAAAATTACCCTCACTGACTGAATGGTTTCAGCTAAAGTGAATAAATCATACATCAATGTTTACACGAATCAGGCagctccaaaacaaaaaacaatggtcTCTGGCTGCAATACGCATTGTGCATGTTTACTACTAAAAGACAGATTGTTTCCAGAGGGATCTGGAAGGGAGAGAAGACCTGCAGTGCAACAAGCAATTAGAGGTAAATTTAGGAAGCAATCCAAAAAGCAGTAAATATAAGACAAAATCTGACATTTCTTGGTGAAAGGTAAAGCAGGGAAGGGTTAGAGTTTCAGTTTTGTATTACTATCTCTGTCACTAAATGTAAGTTTACACAAGGTCACCCTAGTTAGATTATTTCACAGAAGACTGCTTCTTCCTTTCTCTACAGCATTAGCAGTCCCTAATGCTCTGGACGCAGGAACAGCCTGACTGTTCCCTCTGCCCCTTCTTCCTAGGCACTTCCCTGAAGGCTCCTTCCTTCTTTTTATACTTTAGAATGTGCTTATTCCAGTACCTTAttattctacttttttcttttggtaccTTGTATTGTTCTCAATGCTTATGATTATTTGCAAGGCCCTAGGTATTAGCCAAACAACTTGATGGGCCTTTAGGTAGCACCAGGTCATGTCAGCTGTTTGTTCATCCCCCCACTAAGATGCATCAGGCAGAATGCAAGGGTAATGGGTTTATCTtggttgagttttttttatatattaatgatgCCACTCGGTGTGTGTTTAATCAAAAGGTGTCGCACCCCCCCCCACATTTCGGCATTTGGGGTTTAAAGAagagcagacagggtaacatattATGACAGCTAATAGATTTGTGAGGgataagtaaaaaatgtagggGTCCTTCCCCAATGTTCCTTTCCATGTAAGTGGCTCTaggggtccccaatttgtatttttaatttaggactccaagaCACACTTGCTTTttatactgcaaccccaatgttgtattttcacaagattttacaattctgatccccatatcatggaATTTGTAatagctggggtgctgaaattgtgaatggtgctaaccataagtgttccctgtggaccctgaaaattacaagtcattatgacatggagtttaggggatatgaaggtttatacacagagaacTGTGAGCTTGGGGAATGTGTCACGCAGCATTTatacacactgctctgatgatgtcattacacgcGCCCACTAggcggagacattgtttacacgatgtgtattttttttcttttcaaacgactcggcacagctatgagagggggaggggcagcctgtgtcctgatctcctcATACCTGTGCTGTGCTCCCCTCACtccgcccggctctaatcagctcttatcagcggagagAGCAGAGCAACCTCTCCGGTGTCTGATCAGGCCTGCTAAAAATGTGCCGGGTGGAATAACCACAGCAGCTGGGCGGCCCACCACCCAAAAAGGAGTTGGGTCCTATGTCCTTCATGTCACAGGAAGAGAGTAAAAAACGTGCCCAATGGTGTCACAGTAACTCACAAGATACTTCCATCTTTGTCTGATTGCATCTCTCTGGGCTGATCCTGGGAGGCCAGATTAGAAAACCGATTCTGGGAGGAGAAGGGTCCTGCAGAGGACCCCGGATTCTGAGCTCTGCCTCTGTTGTCATGGAAATCAGAATGAGATGCGGCCTGGTTGTTATCCCTGGACCATGTGGAAAAGTTGGAAGGCTGCACGTATCTCTGGTTGGAGGATGTCCATCGTCTAGAAGCAGCTGGAAAACAATCAGAAATAAATGTAAGGCATGCAGCTTGTATCTGTGACCAAAACCAGAATTTTTTCTCAATGCATATACAGAGCTCCTTCAGGGCCATACAGAATTAGAAGAAAACACATGAGCATCTTTACACTAAATACATTAGAACTGGTAAGTCAGGAACATAAGCTTTTCAAACTGCCCCTAACCTATCATGTGTGACCAAGAAATACCAAACCATTCCCTagcacttaaagtgtacctaaactcagaattgtcactttacataaaagggtagacaacccctttatgtaaggtaaaaattctgcttgttttttttaagtgcaacactcgggcacttgggcatgctcagaaggagcccttttgtcaaaaggaaaaaaattgccgatctcaccgCGCATGCCAAACTACGGGTGACGTAGAACTACGGgtgaagaagaacccgaaagaagagatgacgcgggacccaatggaagaaacctctggactgATCAACTGCTCTGTGGgagtgaaggtaagtgtattttttttgttttgggtagttttgagtttactttctctttaaagcaTCCCCGTCACCTTGCCCATGCTGGacagaaaaaggaaaaccaaCACAATAATAAACTAATTTCCGTCACTAAGCTTTATCCTCCTATCAGAATAAGCGAAACCACTCTCCAGCCCTGCTGCAAAGGAACTGCAGATAAAGATAGAAGAATAAATCCAGGTATGTAGAggctttaggcttagtctacacggacattttccccagcgtttaacctgaggctttaaaggcCCATGtctgaaattcccatgcattccaatgggctaatctacaccaggatgtttccttgaggcacgtttatgagcgttatctataatgttgcttgcaacgttaaaaagaaatcaaaagtgACGTTAACGCTGAAAATCACCCTTATAAGGACTTCAAACGAGgaaaggaattaaaaataaatgcggcatagacgttttccagcatttaaaagacaagctttaaaatgctaataacaatgcagtaggaatgtttacatgaatttttaaaaacgtccgtatAGACCCAGCCATAATCAAAGGAAGGCATTAATGGTACAATATTACAGAGCTGCAGTCATGTGTgtcctttatatctgcctggagttcagccttaaagTCTGGAACTGCCAACCTATTTGAAGTATAATTTTTAGCTTTGGATGAAGtgggggaagggttagaacacacaactttttttttgtcatccagGGCTCCATTGCAGTGATTTTCTTTTGCTTGATGACAACTACCAGACAGAAAATGCAGCAATCTCTACAAGGGAATAATAATGTGACAGAAATTAAAATGTGACAGTGGTGTCAGTCCCCCTTACCAACTAAAAGGAGATTTTGTGTGCTGTTCTCACTTGCAGTGTGGTAAAAGGTTGTCAGTAGGACAGGAAGAACAAATCAAATTATTGGAGACCTGAAGAACAGTATAAACCTCGCAGGTGTTGTCACTCTCTTACAAAACAAATTACCGAGAAATTCAGTTTAACATTTCAGTCCACAGAGTGACAACGCTGCTGTAATTCTGCTGCAGGACATGAAGTGTTGTCACCCGATTAATAGTTCCAGGTTCAACCAAAAATGGGGGCTCAATAAAACAGATGATATCCCTGAGAAAGAACTGCAGGGCAGAAAGTGTTCTCACcctaataatgtttaataataaatagaaaatctcAATGAAACAGATGACATGATTGATATCTCTGTGAAAGAACTACAGGACCCTCCGGTGCAGAATGACTACCCTCCCCCTCTCCCAGGGCAAAAACAACCCCAGGCCTTGCCCTTCCCCTGACCTGGAggctgctggtactgctgctgctgGTACTGCGGCTGCTGGTACTGCGGCTGCTGGTATTGGTACTGGTTCCGGTTCTGCTCCTGTCGGCGGCCGCCTCTTGGATGTTCGTTCCAACATCTGTCTCCGTAGCGACAGCGGCCTTCTAGGAAGAAGCTGCAGATCGCCATGATGCCGCCTGACACACCGAACACCCCAGAAGAGCTCCCGGTACCAGGAACTAGGCACGCACACAGGAGGCGAGCGCACAAACATGACGTCAGTGGAAGGGCGGGGCTTGCCGCACAGTCATCTGAATATCGTGTGTGCCCAGGGGGCGTGGCAAAGTTAAAACTCCTGggtttgttgatatttttttgttattgcaatgGTTAGGCCAATCACAAATTGCTAAAGAGAAAAGGGGCTTGTACACGTCACTGTGCAGCCCTGAATGGGAGCCGCAGGGTACATATCCGGTTCCAGTCTGTAGTGTGTGTCTCGTGGggtgtattaaaataaaatgtattatattaaaaaaaaactaaactgaaaagttcctaaaaaaaaaaattcacaccttCCCTCATTGTgcatctgtcccggagccggCGTTCCAGGCggtgccatcttctccttttttgGGTTACTCGTGCTACGTCAcacgacccaggtgcgagatcaggtgacataggatggaaaaaacttgccgatctcactgcgcatgcctgagttcGGCACATTTCTCTTTTTACGCGAAAAGCActgaagaagcacccaagagccttccaggcagtgtgacataggtatcccgggaggctttgcgctcctattcattcgttgtttacccttttatgtaaagtgaaatttctgagtttaggtacgctttaattattCAGGAATTAGGTGTGGAAGCAGGAGGGTAGGAAATGGGTGGTGTGTTCAGCTAGGATAGGACGGTGGGCTGGATGTAGTATTGCTACCAAATATGCCCCAAAGTCTCCCCCATGGGATAGTATATGATtcctttaaattaaagtttaccttactatgtaaagtaaacatttttattttacatagaggtatagacaacccttctatgtaaagtaaaaatgtttattttttttaagtgcaacatccttttaaaaaaaaatggtgtagcACTGCCGCTTTAAGTCCTAATTGCcacaagacttaatgggagtgcagagcttcctgggacacctacgtcacacattccaggaggctcttggttgctccttctgagcatgctcaAGATCTCGGGCGTGCGCAGAAGGGGCATATTCCTcgtaggggaaagagatgccaaatCTCATGCATGCGCCGTGGGTCTTTTTTTACctcttcacagcggctacgtcatctcgcactgtgcaggtgcgagatcgggtgacgaagaaagaagacagaagggaAAAGCGAAGATGGCGGAGGAAGCCCCGCGATGAAGAGGAATTCTGTGATGACGCAAGACCGGAtcgcgggaaggaccagcgccatcgacgaacctgcgggattaaagtgtcatttttttttcagttttgtttttagttctgctttaaatatataactgGAAACTTAAAATAATCTTTTCATATTCATGTTCCCAGAGATACATCCTGAAGCATTgtggcagcattttttttatttggggaagACATTATTGGGATCCAGCTCTGGAATGtgttggaaggaatgggtgagcCAAACACTTTAATGTAgactttatgattttttataaGAAGAAATCATAAAATACACTGCACACACTCacattaacaaaatactttttcatgtacaccttttttttttccccaggggGATCTTTCGGTTCAGGCTTGGAACCAACTGACCAATCGTTCTACCAGATGTTCAAAAGTAGTTTGACGCTGGAGAAGTCTCTGTTCCTTCCCCAACCAGGTGGGGGTGATGTTTCTGCAGCACTGGCCAAATCCTAATAAAAGGTGTCTTCCTCGTGCTGGTCGGCTtccccctactttctgctcatttaaaagagctcttaaaacccatttttttcaaacttgcccacccatcttctgtcttttgaaacgcACTACTTTCCACCCCTAATtatctccccctcctattgtgtgacacttccaccacctcctagattgtaagctcttcagggcatggtcctctcctcctcatgtgtcactgtctgtcatttgcaacccctatttaatgtacaagctacgtaatatgttggagttatataaatcttgtttattaataaatataaccattccctggtgggaatcaattatttccattgaaacacaaggatcTGGAAGATtgccacaagggaatgtcagattccctgttttattaatagagttCAGTATCATGCTCTTTTTCATATGTACTACTAGCAGTGGAATGCTGCTCAATCTTTTAAGATGAATGGAATACCAACCACACTGTGCCTAAGATTTTTCAAAACTGAATCAttgtttttgttgccttttttttagtaaaacccAGCAAAATAGGTTTATATCTTATTAActcatacttgttttttttttacaatttccaatatcaaattagaaaaaaaacataattttcatttttttgaaggTCCATTTTCAGAGATGTTCCACCTGCATACTAGACAGCCAGTTTATAGAAGAGAAGTGCTGCCACAGACATGACCATGAAAGGGTTTCTGGGATGTATTGTTAAGAATAAGACTTGGATTACAGCTAGCAGAAATAACCACAAAtaaaggctaataaaaaaaaaaagttaaaatgtttacCTTGTGTTCAGAAAATTACAAACATACAAACTTGAACCATCAGACATTGTTCAATTTAACACACAATTAAGCTGTAACAGGAGGAAGTCCATTAGATGGTACTAATCCTAATAAGGACACCAGAGAGTATATAAGCACATCCTAAGAAGCAGTTTGATGCCCTGTATATTATAAAGTGTGAACAAATTCTGCAAATTACAAACAGTTCATATCAGCTGCTGCACCAGAAAAAGTTTACAGTCCACACAGGCACACTAGGTCTAGTTTGTGTGGAAGCAGATTAACTAGAATTGAATGCAAAAATAAGTAACAGACATGTGGTCAGCTGAGCTTTACAGATAATGCATAAGCCAGTTCTGCAACTCTTTTTATAAGGTATAGATGCACCTATGTGCAGTTTTAGTCTACAAAAACTTTGCAGCCCAGGTTTATGCTGTTTGTGTATGATAACTGCCATTCTAATACTTTTTAATATCAAGAATAAATGTGCTTTTCTTATGATGTGCTTATATGTGCGTATGAGTATGAACCGGATCTATCCAGCAAATGCACAATATTAAACATGACAgtccacattattattataccataaaaaaagtttgctttttttatactaGCAAGCTGTATATTCCTCCATAATTTTAAACTCCTGGGAGTACAGGAGAATATTAGGGCCAAAGAGAAAGTCTGTGATAAGTCACAGTCCATAGGTTAACAATCTTTTGTTCATCCTTTGTAATATGGATCATGAAATGTTAcacccaaaaaaaggaaaaaagacaaagtaGGGTAACAGATAGTTGGCTTCACATCCCAAATCTTCAAGTTTCCAGTGTCTCTTCATTTGCACCACAAGTGTCCACAACACATATGAGACAGCTGGTCACAGGAAAGGCTCTCACTTTGGAGTTGGCGACCCACTTGTCTGTCTCTGTGTTGTACTCTAGTATATGTCCCAAACGGCCCACTCCTTGGAACCCAGCTAGTACATAAATAACCGAGCCCACTGCTGCACATTTCACTGTCACCCCTTTCCAAGGCATTGGAGAGACC
This window harbors:
- the NUP42 gene encoding nucleoporin NUP42, which gives rise to MAICSFFLEGRCRYGDRCWNEHPRGGRRQEQNRNQYQYQQPQYQQPQYQQQQYQQPPAASRRWTSSNQRYVQPSNFSTWSRDNNQAASHSDFHDNRGRAQNPGSSAGPFSSQNRFSNLASQDQPREMQSDKDGSIFEDIKRDLESWESSGQWIFSTYCVIKDPRNLSGFADISPEELRLDFYTARDSGNMQNYVSSVQQLASQWKQRVHAIKNTNISSQSALMNELTKPATSSATTFGGQQNSAFPTASSSTNSAFQSGVNFSFKSDSQYTAPSGGNPSSFPSTSGFVNKPASGFGNATTVSPAAFSFAVTTASDGASSGFSNAKAVTASTFSFAPTTTSSAFSGFAATTTSLPASTPSTTSAVFQGTTAATSFGQSDTSVFGGASGFGNTLTSGFGSKTSAGPSLFGAGAASSAPSMPFAHPPAAPVNQAASVTTTAESISTNPLFTPQSELSANELAQFKAKRFTLGSIPLRPPPSDLLIV